In the genome of Nerophis lumbriciformis linkage group LG32, RoL_Nlum_v2.1, whole genome shotgun sequence, one region contains:
- the car15 gene encoding carbonic anhydrase 15 — protein MMIVAVAALLVSIHASWAEDLDYCYNKPHCDPYAWGEAFPSCHPLLEELHSPINLEQAVTTNHSLGPLHLLGFDVAQAGSWTLTNDGHSVVLEVGGGMTVSGGGLPDVYHTLQLHFHWGGPGSNGSEHTVDGRRYPMEMHVVNVKAIHPNLSAALEDPTGLAVLAFFIDVVFGENTHFGLISQKLSSIAYKGQTTNVTPFPLMSLLPENNMSQYYRYYGSLTTPPCSQSVVWTLYEVPIYISWTQLGDFTSRMFSTEKDAEQETLLRNNFRHVHPTFSREVWASRDAKTLTGSTGRTLGSAAVLLLTVLNRKYLL, from the exons ATGATGATTGTGGCTGTTGCTGCTCTCCTGGTGAGCATCCATGCTTCCTGGGCTGAAGATCTGG ACTATTGCTACAATAAGCCACACTGTG ATCCTTACGCGTGGGGTGAAGCGTTCCCATCATGTCACCCTCTACTTGAAGAACTTCACTCCCCCATCAATTTGGAGCAGGCGGTGACCACCAACCACTCCCTGGGACCTCTACACCTGCTGGGCTTCGACGTGGCCCAAGCGGGCTCATGGACGCTGACTAACGACGGCCACTCGG TGGTGTTGGAGGTGGGCGGCGGCATGACGGTGAGCGGAGGCGGCCTTCCTGACGTGTACCACACCCTGCAGCTGCACTTCCACTGGGGGGGGCCCGGCAGCAACGGCTCAGAGCACACCGTGGACGGGCGCAGATACCCGATGGAG ATGCACGTGGTCAACGTGAAGGCCATCCATCCCAACTTGTCCGCCGCCTTGGAGGATCCCACCGGGCTCGCTGTGCTGGCCTTCTTTATCGAC GTTGTTTTTGGAGAGAATACTCACTTTGGACTTATTTCACAAAAGTTGTCTTCAATTGCTTACAAAG GGCAAACCACCAACGTGACGCCTTTTCCCCTGATGAGCCTGCTGCCTGAGAACAACATGAGCCAGTATTACAGGTATTATGGTAGCCTCACCACCCCTCCTTGCTCTCAGTCGGTGGTCTGGACCCTTTACGAGGTCCCCATCTACATCTCATGGACTCAA CTGGGCGACTTTACCTCCCGGATGTTCTCCACGGAGAAGGACGCCGAGCAGGAGACGCTTTTGAGGAACAACTTCAGACACGTCCATCCCACATTCAGCCGGGAAGTCTGGGCATCCAGAGATGCCAAAACGCTCACGGGGTCAACAGGGCGAACCCTCGGGTCGGCCGCGGTCCTCCTCCTAACAGTCTTGAATAGGAAATACCTTCTTTAG